In Silene latifolia isolate original U9 population chromosome X, ASM4854445v1, whole genome shotgun sequence, the following proteins share a genomic window:
- the LOC141620331 gene encoding uncharacterized protein LOC141620331: MEEGGLGLKDQEVWNKAMVGRLVNWIAEKRDSIWVQWVQCNYLRGRDWFEYSPSTNSSWVWRRICKVKQDLAQGFVDGVWVVQPTSWALPKHRFMGWLVAHEAMNTVDKLITYGMDVDACCTLCGQADESMAHLFFDCQYSRRVMLAMQQITSCSFPMAADFMWWANRGGTVVQKGVQIALFLGALYAIWFQRNKCRNYMVLMHPRQVVLQIHDSMKARIRGRGRENLSANDVSWLCHKNFM, translated from the exons CGTCTGGTGAACTGGATTGCAGAGAAGAGAGATTCCATATGGGTGCAGTGGGTACAATGTAATTATCTCAGAGGGAGAGACTGGTTTGAGTACAGTCCTTCAACTAACTCTAGCTGGGTTTGGAGGAGGATATGTAAGGTTAAGCAAGACTTGGCTCAGGGCTTTGTGGATGGGGTGTGGGTGGTTCAACCCACGAG TTGGGCACTCCCTAAGCATCGGTTCATGGGATGGTTAGTGGCACATGAAGCTATGAATACTGTGGATAAGCTGATAACTTATGGGATGGATGTTGATGCCTGCTGTACTTTATGTGGTCAAGCTGATGAGTCCATGGCTCATCTTTTCTTTGATTGCCAGTACAGCAGACGTGTGATGCTGGCTATGCAGCAGATCACTAGCTGCAGCTTTCCTATGGCAGCTGATTTTATGTGGTGGGCTAATAGAGGAGGCACAGTTGTCCAGAAAGGAGTTCAGATTGCTTTGTTCTTGGGGGCACTATATGCTATCTGGTTCCAGAGGAACAAATGCAGGAATTACATGGTCTTAATGCACCCTAGACAGGTTGTTTTGCAGATACATGATAGTATGAAGGCTAGAATTAGAGGAAGAGGGAGGGAGAATTTGAGTGCTAATGATGTATCTTGGCTATGCCATAAGAACTTTATGTAA